A single window of Methylobacterium nodulans ORS 2060 DNA harbors:
- a CDS encoding TerB family tellurite resistance protein, whose protein sequence is MPLMPRLLAYAAEMFGAPPLRREATASDEHLAAAALLVHVARVDGTLAPVERERLARLLVGRFARTEAEAEALIARAIDIDDETRDVADLVAMIGRDASETERRSLLGMAWAVAAADGRVHEFEDDLVWRLGQLLGFEEAQITTARAVALAALPSREASA, encoded by the coding sequence ATGCCCCTGATGCCCCGCCTCCTCGCCTATGCCGCCGAGATGTTCGGCGCGCCTCCCCTGCGGAGAGAAGCGACGGCGAGCGACGAGCACCTCGCCGCCGCCGCCCTCCTCGTCCACGTGGCGCGGGTCGACGGCACGCTCGCGCCGGTTGAGCGCGAGCGGCTGGCTCGCCTGCTGGTCGGGCGATTCGCGCGGACGGAGGCCGAAGCCGAGGCGCTGATCGCGCGGGCGATCGATATCGACGACGAGACCCGCGACGTTGCCGACCTCGTGGCGATGATCGGGCGCGACGCATCGGAGACCGAGCGGCGCAGCCTGCTTGGGATGGCCTGGGCGGTGGCGGCGGCGGACGGGCGCGTGCACGAGTTCGAGGACGACCTCGTCTGGCGGCTCGGCCAGCTCCTCGGCTTCGAGGAAGCGCAGATCACCACCGCCCGGGCCGTGGCCCTGGCCGCGCTGCCGAGCCGCGAGGCAAGCGCGTGA
- a CDS encoding glutamine amidotransferase, with translation MSAAGGTMPAKKPVLIVLHQEQSTPGRVGRLLQERGHALDIRRPRFGDPLPETLERHAGAMIFGGPMSANDPDDFVRREIDWIRRPLAEEKPFLGLCLGAQMLAKCCGATVCPHPEGRAEIGYYPLLPTEAGRSFAGEIGQPWPSHVYHWHREGFTCPAGGATLATGDDFPTQAIRVGPAAFGLQFHPEVTHAMLCRWTVRAAERLALPGAQDRVRQLEGRYMHDPQVARWLDAFLDHWLALGT, from the coding sequence GTGAGCGCAGCCGGCGGGACCATGCCGGCGAAGAAGCCGGTGCTGATCGTGCTGCACCAGGAGCAATCCACCCCCGGCCGGGTCGGGCGCCTGCTCCAGGAGCGCGGCCATGCCCTCGACATCCGGCGCCCGCGCTTCGGCGATCCCCTGCCGGAGACGCTGGAACGGCACGCAGGCGCCATGATCTTCGGCGGGCCAATGAGCGCCAACGATCCCGACGACTTCGTGCGCAGGGAGATCGACTGGATCCGCCGGCCCCTCGCCGAGGAGAAACCATTCCTCGGCCTCTGCCTGGGCGCGCAGATGCTCGCCAAATGCTGCGGCGCGACCGTCTGCCCGCATCCGGAGGGCCGGGCCGAGATCGGCTACTACCCCCTCCTGCCCACCGAGGCCGGCCGGAGCTTTGCGGGCGAGATCGGGCAGCCCTGGCCCTCCCACGTCTATCACTGGCACCGCGAGGGCTTCACCTGCCCGGCGGGCGGAGCCACGCTGGCGACCGGCGACGATTTCCCGACCCAGGCGATCCGCGTCGGGCCGGCCGCCTTCGGGCTGCAGTTCCATCCCGAGGTCACGCACGCCATGCTCTGCCGCTGGACCGTGCGGGCCGCCGAACGCCTCGCCTTGCCGGGCGCCCAGGATCGCGTCCGCCAGCTCGAAGGCCGCTACATGCACGATCCCCAGGTCGCCCGCTGGCTCGATGCCTTCCTCGACCACTGGCTCGCCCTCGGGACCTAG
- a CDS encoding CidA/LrgA family protein has protein sequence MILSLTLLLLCQLLGEIIARGGDLPVPGPVIGMALLLCVMALRDRHPGGLPKPLVDGTLEGTGKGLLANLSLLFVPAGVGVVGRLDVLAAQGPALAATLVVSTAAALVATALTFAWVARRVGR, from the coding sequence ATGATCCTCAGCCTCACGCTCCTCCTCCTCTGCCAGCTCCTGGGCGAGATCATCGCGCGGGGCGGCGACCTGCCGGTGCCGGGGCCGGTGATCGGCATGGCGCTGCTCCTCTGCGTCATGGCGCTGCGCGACCGGCATCCGGGCGGCCTGCCGAAACCCCTCGTCGACGGCACCCTGGAGGGCACCGGCAAGGGGCTTCTGGCCAATCTCTCGCTCCTCTTCGTGCCCGCGGGAGTGGGCGTGGTCGGACGGCTCGACGTGCTCGCCGCACAGGGTCCCGCCCTCGCCGCGACCCTCGTCGTGTCGACCGCCGCGGCCCTCGTCGCCACGGCGCTCACCTTCGCCTGGGTCGCGCGCCGGGTCGGCCGATGA
- a CDS encoding LrgB family protein, whose amino-acid sequence MSQDFALWVFLAHSPLLWLTVTLVAYVAADRISLATDRHPLANPVLHAVWMIGLVLHATRTPYPVYFEGAQFVHFLLGPATVALAIPLYEHRATVLRVLVPMLAALAVGSTVAVATALVMARLLGVPGDVLVALAPKSVTASVAMGISGALGGDPALTAVLVILTGIIGAVLVTPLFDRLGLTDWRARGFAAGLAAHGIGTARAFQVSEVAGTFAGIAMGLNALLTAVMVPAALTLLR is encoded by the coding sequence ATGAGCCAGGATTTCGCCCTCTGGGTCTTCCTCGCCCACTCGCCGCTGCTGTGGCTGACCGTGACCCTCGTCGCCTACGTGGCGGCGGACCGGATCTCGCTCGCGACGGACCGCCACCCCCTCGCCAACCCGGTTCTGCACGCCGTCTGGATGATCGGGCTCGTGCTCCACGCCACCCGCACGCCCTACCCGGTCTATTTCGAGGGCGCTCAGTTCGTGCACTTCCTGCTCGGGCCCGCCACCGTCGCGCTCGCCATTCCGCTCTACGAGCACCGGGCGACGGTGCTGCGGGTGCTGGTGCCCATGCTGGCGGCGCTGGCGGTCGGCTCCACGGTGGCGGTCGCGACCGCCCTCGTGATGGCGCGGCTCCTCGGCGTGCCCGGCGACGTGCTGGTGGCGCTGGCCCCGAAATCCGTCACGGCCAGCGTCGCCATGGGCATCTCGGGCGCCCTCGGCGGCGATCCGGCGCTCACCGCGGTGCTGGTCATCCTCACCGGCATCATCGGCGCGGTGCTCGTGACGCCGCTCTTCGACCGGCTGGGCCTCACTGACTGGCGGGCCCGCGGCTTCGCGGCGGGGCTTGCCGCCCACGGCATCGGCACGGCGCGGGCGTTCCAGGTGAGCGAGGTCGCCGGCACCTTCGCGGGAATCGCGATGGGGCTCAACGCCCTCCTCACGGCCGTAATGGTGCCGGCCGCGCTCACCCTGCTGCGCTGA
- a CDS encoding ABC transporter ATP-binding protein/permease: MQGLKRALLQIWRLTYPYYVTREETQIRIWPFGTFRLQERWVALSMAVLVIGIEFAQVAINVRLSYFNRDWFNAIQSKDAVAFWALLFSVFCFWAAIYVGSAIIQYVIQSFLRIRWRAWMTRHYVDRWLGNDTHYRMGLTGARADNPDQRIADDIDQFTQTTQTLAISFLSAVSNLVSFSVILWNISAVFTVPGTDWHVPGFLVWGALIYSGLVTWLTHLIGRPLIRLNFEQQRREADFRFSLARLREYGEQVALLSGGAAERASLRDRFGALIANFYAIVDRRKRLSAFTVSYQQVNVVIPYILVAPYYFAGQIQLGMMTQTAGAFARVESTMSFFITFYVTLADYKAQVDRLTSFDAAMERAEAMRAQTRLVVAPGAGAALQVRDLALGLPDGRRIAAVRDLVLEPGETTLLTGPSGSGKSTLFRALAGIWPFGEGTVRTPAGATLMLLPQRPYLPMGTLRMAATYPDASGRHDDAAIREALEAARLPHLVTRLDEEAPWAQTLSLGEQQRLAIARALLAKPDWLFLDEATAAVDEPTEAALYRMLRQRLPGTTLVSIGHRSTLDAFHQRRLDMTPRHDGVFVPTDLRTPVAAQ; the protein is encoded by the coding sequence ATGCAAGGATTGAAGCGGGCCCTCCTGCAGATCTGGCGCCTCACCTATCCGTATTACGTCACGCGGGAGGAGACACAGATCCGCATCTGGCCCTTCGGGACCTTCCGATTGCAGGAGCGTTGGGTCGCCCTAAGCATGGCCGTTCTGGTCATCGGCATCGAGTTCGCGCAGGTCGCGATCAATGTGCGGCTCTCCTACTTCAATCGTGACTGGTTCAACGCGATCCAGAGCAAGGACGCGGTCGCCTTCTGGGCGCTGCTGTTCTCGGTGTTCTGCTTCTGGGCGGCGATCTACGTCGGGAGCGCGATCATCCAGTACGTGATCCAGTCGTTCCTGCGGATCCGCTGGCGGGCCTGGATGACGCGGCATTACGTCGACCGCTGGCTCGGGAACGACACCCATTACCGCATGGGCCTTACGGGCGCGCGGGCCGACAACCCCGACCAGCGCATCGCCGACGATATCGACCAGTTCACCCAGACCACGCAGACGCTCGCCATCAGCTTCCTGTCGGCGGTCTCGAACCTCGTCTCGTTCTCCGTCATCCTCTGGAACATCTCGGCCGTCTTCACGGTGCCAGGGACCGACTGGCACGTGCCGGGCTTCCTGGTCTGGGGGGCGCTGATCTATTCGGGCCTGGTCACGTGGCTCACCCACCTGATCGGGCGGCCCCTGATCCGGCTCAACTTCGAGCAGCAGCGGCGCGAGGCGGATTTCCGCTTCTCCCTGGCGCGCCTGCGCGAATACGGGGAGCAGGTGGCGCTCCTGTCCGGCGGGGCGGCCGAACGGGCTTCCCTCCGCGACCGGTTCGGCGCGCTCATCGCCAATTTCTACGCCATCGTCGACCGCCGCAAGCGGCTCTCCGCCTTCACGGTCAGCTACCAGCAGGTCAACGTGGTCATCCCCTACATCCTGGTCGCGCCCTACTACTTCGCGGGCCAGATCCAGCTCGGGATGATGACGCAGACGGCCGGCGCCTTCGCGCGAGTCGAGAGCACGATGTCGTTCTTCATCACCTTCTACGTCACCCTCGCCGACTACAAGGCGCAGGTCGACCGTCTCACGAGCTTCGACGCGGCCATGGAGCGGGCGGAGGCGATGCGGGCGCAGACCCGCCTCGTCGTGGCGCCGGGCGCCGGTGCGGCGCTGCAGGTGCGCGACCTCGCGCTCGGCCTGCCGGATGGGCGGCGCATCGCCGCCGTGCGCGATCTCGTCCTGGAGCCGGGCGAGACGACGCTGCTCACCGGCCCCTCGGGCTCGGGCAAGTCGACGCTGTTCCGGGCGCTGGCGGGCATCTGGCCCTTCGGCGAGGGCACCGTGCGCACGCCTGCGGGCGCCACCCTGATGCTGCTGCCGCAGCGGCCCTACCTGCCGATGGGGACGCTGCGGATGGCCGCCACCTATCCGGACGCCTCGGGCCGGCACGACGACGCGGCGATCCGCGAGGCGCTGGAGGCGGCGCGCCTGCCGCATCTCGTCACCCGCCTGGACGAGGAGGCGCCCTGGGCGCAGACCCTGTCGCTCGGCGAGCAGCAGCGCCTCGCCATCGCCCGGGCGCTGCTCGCCAAGCCCGACTGGCTGTTCCTCGACGAGGCGACCGCGGCTGTCGACGAGCCGACCGAGGCCGCGCTCTACCGGATGCTGCGCCAGCGGCTTCCCGGCACGACCCTGGTGTCGATCGGCCACCGCTCGACCCTCGACGCCTTCCACCAGCGCCGGCTGGACATGACGCCCCGGCACGACGGCGTGTTCGTGCCGACGGATCTGCGCACGCCGGTGGCGGCGCAGTAG
- a CDS encoding 2OG-Fe(II) oxygenase family protein, with the protein MSGLSILNVDAVRAAPLSREPYSYILGEGVLRPEAVDDLRRDFPDIAKPGYLTVDEVQLKGRFKDLIEELESDAFSAVMSEKFGIDLVSCPRLTTIMKRSQPKYGAIHTDGPSKVMTLLVYMNDAWEAPAGGRLRVLYDGQNFEPYAVEVPPTMGTLFAFLRADNSWHGHRPFEGERRVVQVAWVRDAAELERKKKRNRTAQFLKGIFGR; encoded by the coding sequence ATGTCGGGCCTTTCGATCCTGAACGTCGACGCCGTGCGCGCGGCGCCCCTCTCGCGCGAGCCCTACTCCTACATCCTCGGGGAGGGCGTGCTGCGTCCCGAGGCGGTGGACGATTTGCGGCGGGATTTCCCCGACATCGCCAAGCCCGGCTATCTCACGGTGGACGAGGTGCAGCTCAAGGGCCGCTTCAAGGACCTGATCGAGGAGCTGGAGAGCGACGCCTTCTCGGCGGTGATGAGCGAGAAGTTCGGCATCGACCTCGTGTCCTGCCCGCGCCTCACGACGATCATGAAGCGCTCGCAGCCCAAATACGGGGCGATCCACACCGACGGCCCGTCCAAGGTGATGACGCTGCTCGTCTACATGAACGACGCCTGGGAGGCGCCCGCGGGCGGGCGGCTGCGGGTGCTCTACGACGGACAGAACTTCGAGCCCTACGCGGTCGAGGTGCCGCCCACCATGGGCACGCTCTTCGCCTTCCTGCGTGCCGACAATTCCTGGCACGGCCACCGGCCCTTCGAGGGCGAGCGGCGCGTGGTGCAGGTCGCCTGGGTGCGCGATGCCGCCGAGCTCGAGCGCAAGAAGAAGCGCAACCGCACGGCCCAGTTCCTCAAGGGCATCTTCGGCCGCTAG
- a CDS encoding ParA family protein, producing MSGKLVAVANMKGGVGKTTTVVMLADALAASGSRVLVVDLDPQASASICFAGDQTLAELIRNGRTLDHYLGLRIVDRDSALLPAFIRGSISTTTHLGEPLAVSLLPSGPDLRIVEREIIYALTTRKFSMHAIESHLWTLFHEDFVPLRKQYDYVLFDCAPGISPMTEVAIRACDLVVVACIPDFLSTYGLKGFARMIWGAPGGPDGVPRPRRLPHVLVTRLQKTVKHHQSTLSMLAQGAAAENPAFRLFATRVPQSVALANALTRQDTTYRNKYHDSYHDLIGGTIAPLMAELQEVLHGA from the coding sequence GTGAGCGGCAAGCTGGTGGCCGTCGCCAACATGAAGGGCGGCGTCGGCAAGACCACCACCGTGGTGATGCTCGCCGATGCGCTCGCGGCGAGCGGCTCGCGCGTCCTCGTGGTCGACCTCGATCCGCAGGCGAGCGCCTCGATCTGCTTTGCCGGCGACCAGACCCTGGCGGAGCTGATCCGGAACGGGCGCACCCTCGATCACTATCTCGGGCTGCGGATCGTCGACCGCGACAGCGCGTTGCTGCCCGCCTTCATCCGCGGCTCGATCAGCACCACGACGCATCTCGGGGAGCCGCTCGCCGTCTCGCTCCTGCCCTCCGGGCCGGACCTGCGCATTGTGGAACGCGAGATCATCTACGCGCTCACGACCCGGAAATTCTCGATGCATGCCATCGAGAGCCATCTCTGGACGCTGTTCCATGAGGATTTCGTGCCGCTGCGCAAGCAGTACGACTACGTGCTGTTCGACTGCGCGCCGGGCATCTCGCCGATGACCGAGGTGGCGATCCGGGCCTGCGACCTCGTGGTGGTCGCCTGCATTCCGGATTTCCTGTCGACCTACGGGCTCAAGGGCTTCGCCCGGATGATCTGGGGCGCGCCGGGCGGACCCGACGGCGTGCCGAGGCCGAGGCGCCTGCCGCACGTGCTCGTCACCCGCCTGCAGAAGACCGTGAAGCATCACCAGAGCACTCTGAGCATGCTGGCGCAGGGCGCCGCTGCGGAGAATCCGGCCTTCCGCCTGTTCGCGACCCGGGTTCCTCAGTCGGTTGCTCTCGCCAACGCTCTGACCCGGCAGGACACGACCTATCGGAACAAGTATCACGACAGCTATCATGACCTGATCGGTGGGACGATTGCCCCGCTGATGGCCGAGCTTCAGGAGGTGCTGCATGGCGCTTGA